A window of the Narcine bancroftii isolate sNarBan1 chromosome 4, sNarBan1.hap1, whole genome shotgun sequence genome harbors these coding sequences:
- the ftcdnl1 gene encoding formiminotransferase N-terminal subdomain-containing protein isoform X2, protein MASQRSSLRLAACLLNISEARKKDIVERVAKAALCDKQGERKMQATVLNIFSDYDYNRSVLTLAGPVETLGTSVLAACIEAFTLIDMKDHIGIHPCLGAVDLVPFYPLSESVSLEECGRVAHDVAEKLMFDEPDCSLFYFGYADQTLKRTLVQRRKELNWFNRSSSEVKERKPDVGTAVTPRCGLTGP, encoded by the exons ATGGCATCACAAAGATCAAGTCTCCGCTTGGCTGCATGTTTGCTGAATATTTCTGAAGCGAGGAAGAAAGACATTGTGGAAAGGGTCGCAAAAGCTGCCCTCTGTGATAAGCAAG GGGAGAGGAAAATGCAAGCAACTGTGCTGAACATATTTTCAGATTATGACTACAACAGATCAGTTCTAACTCTTGCAGGTCCAGTAGAGACATTGG GAACATCTGTTTTGGCAGCATGCATTGAAGCATTTACGCTAATTGACATGAAAGATCACATTGGCATTCATCCTTGTCTTGGAGCTGTGGATCTTGTCCCCTTTTACCCTCTCTCAGAGTCTGTTAGTTTGGAGGAATGTGGCAGAGTGGCTCATG ATGTTGCTGAAAAGTTAATGTTCGATGAGCCAGATTGTAGTCTCTTTTACTTTGGATATGCCGACCAAACTCTCAAACGAACCTTGGTCCAGCGCAGGAAAGAACTGAACTGGTTTAACAGGAGCAGTTCggaggtgaaggagagaaagCCAGATGTTGGAACTGCAGTTACTCCCAGATGTGGTTTAACAG
- the ftcdnl1 gene encoding formiminotransferase N-terminal subdomain-containing protein isoform X3, whose protein sequence is MASQRSSLRLAACLLNISEARKKDIVERVAKAALCDKQGERKMQATVLNIFSDYDYNRSVLTLAGPVETLGTSVLAACIEAFTLIDMKDHIGIHPCLGAVDLVPFYPLSESVSLEECGRVAHDVAEKLMFDEPDCSLFYFGYADQTLKRTLVQRRKELNWFNRSSSEVKERKPDVGTAVTPRCGLTGH, encoded by the exons ATGGCATCACAAAGATCAAGTCTCCGCTTGGCTGCATGTTTGCTGAATATTTCTGAAGCGAGGAAGAAAGACATTGTGGAAAGGGTCGCAAAAGCTGCCCTCTGTGATAAGCAAG GGGAGAGGAAAATGCAAGCAACTGTGCTGAACATATTTTCAGATTATGACTACAACAGATCAGTTCTAACTCTTGCAGGTCCAGTAGAGACATTGG GAACATCTGTTTTGGCAGCATGCATTGAAGCATTTACGCTAATTGACATGAAAGATCACATTGGCATTCATCCTTGTCTTGGAGCTGTGGATCTTGTCCCCTTTTACCCTCTCTCAGAGTCTGTTAGTTTGGAGGAATGTGGCAGAGTGGCTCATG ATGTTGCTGAAAAGTTAATGTTCGATGAGCCAGATTGTAGTCTCTTTTACTTTGGATATGCCGACCAAACTCTCAAACGAACCTTGGTCCAGCGCAGGAAAGAACTGAACTGGTTTAACAGGAGCAGTTCggaggtgaaggagagaaagCCAGATGTTGGAACTGCAGTTACTCCCAGATGTGGTTTAACAG